GTGCCGGAAGCCGACATCCGGCTGTTCGAGCAGGTGGCCCGCGCGGCCGTGGCCCGGCGCGAACAGATCGACGCGCTGATCGTCGAGGTGCTGCCGCCGTCCTGGCCGGTCGGCCGGCTGGACCCCGTCCTGCGGGCGCTGCTGCGGGCGGCGGGCGCGGAACTGGCCGCCACGGGGGGCGTACCGACCCGGGTGATCATCAACGAATACCTGGATATCGCGCACGGCTTCTTCTCGGGCGACGAGCCCAAGATGGTCAACGGCGTGCTGGATACGCTGGCCCGGCGCCTGCGCGCGGCCGACACCCCGGCGGATGTCCTGCCCGAAGACCCGCACGAGGCCGAAGAGGCCTGATCCGGCGGATCGTGGAATGTCCGCCGCTCTTCCCCCCGCCGGTCCGCTGCCGCCCGAATTCGGCTTCATCCGCCGCCATTTCCTTGCCCTGGCGGGCGAGGGCGCGCTGGGCCTGACCGACGACGCGGCGCTGCTGCGCGCGCCGGCGGGGCGGGAACTGGTCGTCGCGGTCGATACGATGGTCGAGGGCGTACATTTCCTGCCCGACGACCCGGCCGACACGGTCGGCCGCAAGCTGCTGCGCTGCAACCTGTCCGACCTGGCGGCGATGGACGCGATGCCGCTGGGCTATCTGCTGGCGGTGACCACGCCGCCGGCACGGGACGAGGCCTGGTTCGCCGGTTTCGCCCGGGGCCTGGCGGACGATCAGGGGCGTTATGGGCTCAGCCTGCTGGGGGGCGATACCACTTCCACGCCGGGGCCATTGGTGCTGTCGCTGACCATCCTGGGGCATGGGGCACCCGGCCGGGCCCTGCGGCGCAACGGCGCGCGCGACGGCGACGGGATATGGGTGACCGGGACGATCGGCGACGGGGCGCTGGGCCTGCGCGCCCTGCGCGGGGAAGTGGCCGATCCCGACGGGTTCCTGGCCGGCCGCTATCGGCTGCCGCGGCCGCGCCTGGGGCTGGGGTTGGGCGGAATCGCGTCGGCCGCCATGGATGTCTCGGACGGGCTGGTGCAGGATCTGGGCCACTTGGCCCGTGAAAGCGGCGTCGGCGCCCGGATCGACGCCGGCCGCGTTCCCCTGTCGCCGGCCGCCAGGCAGGCGGGCCCCCGCTGGCTGCCGACCTGCCTGACCGGCGGGGATGATTACGAATTGCTGCTGGCCGTGCCCCCGGCGCACGAGGGCGCCCTGCGGGAAGCCGCCCGGACGCATGGGGTGGCGGTCACGCGGATCGGCGCGTTCGACGCCACGCTATCCGGCGTCCAGGTACTGGACGGGGTAGGGGGAATCCTGGCGCTGGAGCGCACCGGATGGAGTCACCTGTAGAAGACGATCAGCGGCCCAGCACCCGGTCATAGACCCGGTAGCGCTTGCAGGGTTCGGGGGCCAGGCGTTCGATCAGCCGGCGCATCGGCAGGTTGGTCTCCAGGATCCATCCCATCTCGACCATGCGATAGGGCAGGGACCGGCCGCGCCGCATCAGTTCGGCAATGGCCTGGGCGGGCATGATGGCGCCCAGGGCCGTGCCCTCCAGCTTCGAACTGACGCCCAGCAGGATGACCCGCGCGGAATGGAAGCGGTGGCGCACCAGCCGCTCGGCCAGCTTGACCCAGCCCAGCGGGGTGGGCGCGCCGCCCAGGTCGCCCGCGATGTCGTACAGGTTGGGCACCACCAGGGCGACCGCCACCGGCTCGCCATCCTGTTCGATCAGCACGAAATGCTCCGACTTCAGGATCGGCCGCATCTGCCTTATCATGCCGGTCATCTCGTCCTGGGTCAGCGGGACGAAACCCCAGTTGTTGCGCCACGCATCATTATAGAGCCGGCGCAGGATCTCGCCGTCCTCGGCGATCTGCCTGCGGCGGATGCCGCGCGTGGTGATGCTGCCCAGCCGCCCTTCGCCCAGGCGCAGGCCGGAGGGCACCAGGTGCGCCTGCTCGGCGCCCGGTCCGGTCTCCATCTGGTAGGCCACGAAATCCATCGCCTTGGCGAAGCCGCAGGCTTCGACCAGGGGCGGCAGCCAGTGCGGATGCCAGGGCATGGCGATCATCGGCGGTGCCCGGTGGCCCTCGATCATCATGCCCAGCTCGCCGTTGGCATTCAGGGTGAAGGGGCCCCGGGCCGTGTCCATCCCCTGCCGGCGCAGCCACGCGCAGGCGGCATCGAGCAGGGCGGAGACGACGGACGCGTCGTCGACGGCGTCCAGCGCCCCGAAAAAGCCAATATTCTCGCCCAGGGTTTCGATAGCGAGGTCGTCGACCTGCGCCGAGATGCGGCCGACGGGCTTTCCCGCGCGCATTGCCAGGAAATACCGCGCCCGGCCGTGGCGGAAGAACGCGGTCTTGCGCGGATGCAGCAGATCCTTCTGCTCCATGTCCAGCGGCGGGACGTAACCCGGCAATCCGGCATAGAGCAGGCGGGGCAGGCGGATGAAGAGGGACATCTGACGGAAGCTGGATACCGGGGTAATGACAAGTTGATCCGCTTCGTTCATGACCGGTCCGGTGTCTGGGGGAACTGGGCCGGCTGTGACGGCCGACCGCGTGCTGATGACATGGAATCGGCATCAAAAGAAAGGGGCCCGATGGCCAACGCGCAGCAGAACGGGGAAATCCGCTTCGATCCCGTGACCGTCCTGATAACGGGGGCCTCCAGCGGCATCGGCGCCGAACTGGCCCGGTTCTATGCCCGGTCCGGCCGGACGCTGGTCCTGTGGGGGCGTGACGCCGCGCGGCTGGAACGGGTGGCGCGGGATTGCCGCACCATGGGTGCCACCGTGCGGACCCGGGTGCTGGACCTGGCCGACGGGCACGCGGCGATCGCGTCCTTTCGCGAGGATGACACCGACCACCCCGTGGACCTGCTGATCCTGGCGGCCGGGCTGGGCGACATGCGCCAGCATGCCGAGCGGACCGAACGGGCGGAAACGGTGCTGGAACTGGGGCTGGTGAACTACGCCACCCCGGCGGCGCTGGCCACGGCGGGGGCTGAACGCATGGTTCTGCGACAGCGGGGGCATATCGTGCTGCTGGGCTCGGTCGCGGCGTTCCACGCCCTGCCGTTCGCGGCGGGCTATTCCGGGTCCAAGGCCGGGCTGACGCGCTTTGCCGAGGCGCTGCGCAACGGCCTGGCGGAATATGGGGTCGGCGTGACGCTGGTCTCGCCCGGGTTCGTCGATACCCCGATGAGCCGCCGGGTCAGCAGCGCGAAGCCCTTCATGCAGACCGCGCCCCAGGCGGCCCGCCTGATTGCCCGCGCGGTGGAGGAAGAACGCCCGCACCTGATCTTCCCCCGCCTGTTCGCCGGCCTGCGCATCCTCGATATCATCATGCCCCGCCCGATCCGCGACGCCATCATGCGGCGCCTGAAGGCCGACCAGGCGCCCCGCGCCGCGGGATAATGCCGGCCGGCCTGATTTCCCTTGATCTCCATTCCGCACTTGACGTTGTGGCGTCGGGACGGGAAACCCGATCGGGCCGATAACGAAAACGTGCCCCGGGTACCTGCCGGGCAAGGAAGATCCAGGGAGTCTGACAGGACATGAGAGAGATCGTAGCCGTCGATATCGGCGGGACTCATGCGCGTTTCGCCATTGCCGGTGTCGAGGGCGGCCGTGTCACCCACCTGGGGGAAGCCACCACCCTGAAATGCGCGGAGCATGCCAGCCTGCAACTGGCGTGGGAGTCCTTCGCCCGTCAGGTCGGCCGCACCCTGCCGCGTGCGGCGGGCATCGCCGTCGCCTGCCCGGTGCAGGGCGATATCCTGAAGCTGACGAACAATCCCTGGATCATCCAGCCGGCCCAACTGGCCGCGAAGCTGGATGTGGACCAGCATGTGCTGGTCAATGATTTCGGCGCGGTGGGCCACGCCGTGGCCCAGGTGGACGCGGCCCATCTGCAGCACCTGTGCGGCCCGGACCGGCCGCTGCCCGCCAGCGGGGTGACGACCATCGTCGGGCCGGGAACGGGGCTGGGCACCGCCTATGTCGTGCGGCGGGACGGCCGCTATCTGGTGTGCGAGACCGAAGGCGGCCATGTCGATTTCTCGCCCCTCGACATGCTGGAGGACAAGATCCTGCAGCGCCTGCGCCGGCGATATCGCCGCGTGTCGACCGAGCGCGTCGTGTCGGGCCCGGGGCTGGTCAATCTGTACGAGGCGATCGCCGAAATCGAGGGCCTGCCGGTCCGCACGCGCGACGACAAGGAATTATGGACCCTGGCGCTGGACGGAGCCGACCATATGGCCGCGGCGGCGCTGGAGCGATTCTGCCTGGCGCTGGGGGCCGTCGCCGGTGACCTGGCGCTGTCGCAGGGTGGCAACAGCGTGGTGATCGCGGGCGGCCTGGGCCTGCGGCTGGCCCAGCATCTGCCCCGGTCCGGATTCGCCGAGCGATTCGTCGCCAAGGGGCGATTCGAATCGCTGATGGCCGACATGCCGGTCAAGCTGATCACCCACCCGCAGCCCGGCCTGTTCGGCGCGGCGGCGGCCTTCGCCGAGCGATTCGCCTGATAAAAACGCCAACGTGTTCACCTTTTAGTGAATGCGTTGGCGCCGAAGCCGCGCGTGAATCCGGCACGGCAATGCTGCCATGCGCCACGCGAATCATTGAAAGGGGGCGCCTGTCGGGCTTGCTTGGAGGTCCGGGCGGGAATCGAACCCACATTCGCGGATTTGCAGTCCGCTGCATCACCATTCTGCCACCGGACCTGACCGGGCGCGTTGGCTATATCCACGCTCTGCCCCGCGCGGTCAAGCCGTTGTGTGCACGGGACATGCTAGGCAGATGGAACGCAGGGACATAAAACGGCCCTGTGCCGCTTGCCGTGCGGTCGGGAAAGTTGTGAAGGGAGCGTCATGAACCAGTCCGCGCTTGGAGAAGCCGTCCTCGATTACGATGCCGCGCGGCAAAGGATGGTGGATGCGCAGATCCGCCCGGTGGCGATCAACGATTCGCGAATCATCGCGGCGATGCGTGCCCTGCCGCGCGAGGACTGCGTCCCCGAGGCGCTGCGCCCCTTCGCCTATGCCGACCAGAGCCTGGAGATCGGCCGCGGCCGCGTGCTGACGGAACCGCGCATTGCCGGGCGGATGGTGCAGATCGCGGCCCCGCAGGCCGCGCAGCGCGCCCTGGTGGTGGGGGCCGGGACGGGCTACCTGGCCGCGCTGCTGGCCCGGCTGGAACTGCAGGTCACGGCCCTGGAATCCGATGCCGCGCTCAGCGCGATCGGCAAGGCCTTCTGCGCGGTCGAGGCACCGGGCGTCACCTGGGTGGACGGCCCGCTGCAGGCGGGCGACCCCGCGCATGCGCCGTTCGACCTGATCGTGATCGACGGGGCGGTGCGTGAGGTCCCGCATGCCCTGCCGGGACAACTGGCCGAGCACGGGCGCATCGTCTGCGTCATCTGGCCCCAGGGGGGCGTCGCCTCCGCCTGCATCGCCGAGCCCACCGCGCAGGGGCTGGCGGTCCGCCGGGTCTTCGACGTCGCCCTGCCGCTGCTGCCGGAACTGGAGCCCGCGCCTGCCTTTGCGTTCTGAAGGCTGTAAACCCGTTCGCAACCGTTTGCGTGCATGAAACACGTCATGCGGCCTGAGGTGGCATTGTCGCGGGGGAGCGGAATGAAGCGGAACTGTGGGATCGGGGCGGGGCTGGCGGCGCTGCTGTGCGGCACCACGGCCTGGGCCCAGCGCTATGACGGCAGCGGGTCCCCGTCCTTCGTTCCCCATACGCTGCAGGAAGCGCTGGCGGCGTCCTACCTGACCAATCCGACGCTGCAGCAGGAGCGCGCGGCCCTGCGCGCGACGGACGAGCAGGTGCCGACCGCGCTCGCCGGCTGGCGCCCGACCGTCAGCACCAACGTGAACATGACCTATTACTCCGGCCTCAACGCGGTGGCGCGGCAGGAAGGGTACGCCTGGTATTCAAGGCGGTTCGACGTGCCGGGCTATACCGGCGGCGTGTCGCTTTCCCAGCCGATCTATACCGGCGGCAAGACCACCGCCAGCACCCACAAGGCGGTCAATGCCGTGATGGCGGAACGCGCCCGGCTGATCGCGACCGAACAGCAGGTCTTCAGCAGCGTCGTCAGCGCCTATGTCGGCGTGATCGAAGACGAACAGTTGCTGCAGTTGAACATCAATAACGAGAAGGTGCTGCAGGAACAGCTCCGCGCCACGTCCGAGCGCTTCCGCGTGGGCGAGATCACCCGCACCGACGTGGCCCAGGCCGAGGCCGCGCTGGCCAGCGCCCGCGCCGCCCGGCAGGAGGCCGAGGGCACGCTGCAGACGGCGCAGGCGACCTACACCCAGGTGGTCGGCATGTCGCCGCCCCCCAACCTGGTGCCGCCGCAGCCGCTGGTGCTGCCGGTGAAGTCGCAGAACGAGGCGATCGCCCAGGCGGTGCAGAACAATCCGAACGTGATCGCCGCCCTGTTCTCCGAGGCGTCGAACAAGGACGGGGTCGCCGTCGCCATGGCGGCGATCCTGCCCAAGGTGACGGCCGATGCCAGCTACGTCCACAGCATCAACCAGAGCAGCGGCCGGTCGCTGGAGGACGAGAAATACGCGACGCTGAACGTCCAGTTCCCGCTCTACCAGGGCGGATCGGAATATGCCGCCGTCCGCCAGGCGCGCCAGCAGGTGGCCCAGGCGCATCGCGCGGTCGACATCCAGCGCCGCGCCGCGTTGCAGCTCGCCTCGTCCAACTGGCAGCAACTGATGGCCTATGCGGCCTCGATCCAGAGCGACCGCACCGCCATCGCGTCGAACATCGTCGCCCTGGACGGGGTGGAGCGCCAGGCGATCGTGGGCACCAGCACGACGCTGGAAGTCCTGCAGCAGCAGCAGACCCTGCTTCAGGCCCAGGTCGCGCTGGTGCAGAGCCTGAGCAATCTCGTCACCGCGTCATACGGCGTGGCGGCCGCTATCGGGCGGCTGACGGCGGCGGACCTGAAGCTGGACGTCCCGCGCTATGACGAGACCGCCTATTACAAGGCGGTCAAGGACCGCCCGTGGGGCATCGGCGACCAGGCCACCGACCAGCCAGGCCGCTGACAGGCTGCTTCAAAAGCCCCGCTGCCGGCGATCCGACGCGCGTTTTCTGTGCTTCGATGCTCTCGGCCCGTAAGGTCGCTCCGCTTCGATGCTCGAAAACACGCGCCGGCCGCTCCGCCGACCCGGGAAAGTTTCTTTCGGCGGGAATTTGGGTATAAGCGGCGGATTCCCTTTCCCTGTCAGGTCTGGCTTTCGCGATGCTGAACAAGTCTTTCTCGCCCGGCGAGATCGAATCCGCCCTCTATGCCGAATGGGAGCGGAGCGGCGCGTTTTCGGCCGATCCGCACAGCAGCGCCCAGCCCTATACGATCATGATCCCGCCGCCCAACGTCACCGGCACCCTGCATGTGGGCCACGCACTGACGATGACGCTGCAGGACACGTTGATTCGCTGGCGGCGGATGCAGGGGCGTGACACGCTGTGGCAGCCGGGAACCGACCATGCCGGCATCGCGACGCAGATGGTGGTGGAACGCACCCTGCAGAAGGAAGGCATCAGCCGCCGGGACCTGGGGCGTGAGGCCTTCGAACAGCGGGTGTGGCAGTGGAAGGCGGAATCCGGCGGCGGCATCACCACCCAACTGCGCCGACTGGGGGCATCGCTGGACTGGCCGCGCGAACGCTTCACGATGGATGACGGCCTGTCGCAGGCGGTGCGCGAGGTCTTCGTCACCCTGTACCAGCAGGGCCTGATCTATCGCGACCGGCGGCTGGTGAACTGGGACCCGGCCTTCCGTTCGGCGATTTCGGACCTGGAAGTCGATAACCGCGAGGTCCAGGGCAGCCTGTGGTACATCCGCTATCCGGTCGAAGGCGACGCCGCGGGCCGCACCATCACCGTGGCCACGACGCGGCCGGAAACCCTGCTGGGCGACATGGCGGTGGCCGTTCACCCCGAGGATTCGCGGTACGCCGACCTGGTCGGCCGTTCGGTCGTCCTGCCGCTGACGGGGCGGCGCATTCCCATCGTGGCGGACCTGCATTCCGACCCCGAGAAGGGCAGCGGCGCGGTCAAGATCACGCCCGCGCATGATTTCAACGATTTCGAGGTCGGCCGCTGCCACAAGCTGGCCATGCCCAGCGTGCTGGACGAGGACGCGCGCATCACGCTGGCGGAGATCGCGGACGAACTGCGCTCCGAGGACGGCCTGGCCGACCCGGCTTTCGTGCGCGGGCTGGAAGGCATGGGCCGCGACGCGGCGCGAAAGGCCGTGGTCGCGGAACTGGAGCGCCTGGGCTGGCTGGAGAAGATCGAGCCGCACCGCAACCAGGTCCCGCATGCCGAACGCAGCGGCGCGGTCGTCGAACCGCGCCTGACCACGCAATGGTATTGCGACGCCGCCACCCTGGCGGGCCCCGCCATCGAAGCCGTGGAAACCGGGCAGGTGCGCTTCGTGCCCCAGCAATGGGAAAACACCTTCTTCGCCTGGATGCGCGAGATCCAGCCCTGGTGCATCAGCCGGCAATTGTGGTGGGGCCACCGCATCCCGGCCTGGTACGGGCCGGACGGCCACGTCTTCGTGGCGCGGGACGAGGACGGGGCGCGCGCCGAGGCCCTGGCCCATTACGGGCGCGAGGAGGCCCTGACGCGTGACGAGGACGTGCTGGATACCTGGTTCTCCTCCGCGCTGTGGCCGTTCTCCACCCTGGGCTGGCCGGAGCAGACGGCGGAACTGGCGCGCTATTACCCGACCGACGTGCTGGTGACGGGCTTCGACATCATCTTCTTCTG
This genomic stretch from Gluconacetobacter diazotrophicus PA1 5 harbors:
- a CDS encoding TolC family outer membrane protein, which encodes MKRNCGIGAGLAALLCGTTAWAQRYDGSGSPSFVPHTLQEALAASYLTNPTLQQERAALRATDEQVPTALAGWRPTVSTNVNMTYYSGLNAVARQEGYAWYSRRFDVPGYTGGVSLSQPIYTGGKTTASTHKAVNAVMAERARLIATEQQVFSSVVSAYVGVIEDEQLLQLNINNEKVLQEQLRATSERFRVGEITRTDVAQAEAALASARAARQEAEGTLQTAQATYTQVVGMSPPPNLVPPQPLVLPVKSQNEAIAQAVQNNPNVIAALFSEASNKDGVAVAMAAILPKVTADASYVHSINQSSGRSLEDEKYATLNVQFPLYQGGSEYAAVRQARQQVAQAHRAVDIQRRAALQLASSNWQQLMAYAASIQSDRTAIASNIVALDGVERQAIVGTSTTLEVLQQQQTLLQAQVALVQSLSNLVTASYGVAAAIGRLTAADLKLDVPRYDETAYYKAVKDRPWGIGDQATDQPGR
- the glk gene encoding glucokinase, which encodes MREIVAVDIGGTHARFAIAGVEGGRVTHLGEATTLKCAEHASLQLAWESFARQVGRTLPRAAGIAVACPVQGDILKLTNNPWIIQPAQLAAKLDVDQHVLVNDFGAVGHAVAQVDAAHLQHLCGPDRPLPASGVTTIVGPGTGLGTAYVVRRDGRYLVCETEGGHVDFSPLDMLEDKILQRLRRRYRRVSTERVVSGPGLVNLYEAIAEIEGLPVRTRDDKELWTLALDGADHMAAAALERFCLALGAVAGDLALSQGGNSVVIAGGLGLRLAQHLPRSGFAERFVAKGRFESLMADMPVKLITHPQPGLFGAAAAFAERFA
- a CDS encoding valine--tRNA ligase, with the translated sequence MLNKSFSPGEIESALYAEWERSGAFSADPHSSAQPYTIMIPPPNVTGTLHVGHALTMTLQDTLIRWRRMQGRDTLWQPGTDHAGIATQMVVERTLQKEGISRRDLGREAFEQRVWQWKAESGGGITTQLRRLGASLDWPRERFTMDDGLSQAVREVFVTLYQQGLIYRDRRLVNWDPAFRSAISDLEVDNREVQGSLWYIRYPVEGDAAGRTITVATTRPETLLGDMAVAVHPEDSRYADLVGRSVVLPLTGRRIPIVADLHSDPEKGSGAVKITPAHDFNDFEVGRCHKLAMPSVLDEDARITLAEIADELRSEDGLADPAFVRGLEGMGRDAARKAVVAELERLGWLEKIEPHRNQVPHAERSGAVVEPRLTTQWYCDAATLAGPAIEAVETGQVRFVPQQWENTFFAWMREIQPWCISRQLWWGHRIPAWYGPDGHVFVARDEDGARAEALAHYGREEALTRDEDVLDTWFSSALWPFSTLGWPEQTAELARYYPTDVLVTGFDIIFFWVARMMMMGLHFMKDVPFRTVFIHGLVRDERGQKMSKSKGNGIDPLDMVEQYGADAMRFTVCALTGLGRDVKLGQKRIEEHRSFVTKIWNAARFCEMNGVAPVADFRPDAVSSPLGRWVLGEAARAVAEADAALEAFRFDEYAATCYRFVWNCFCDWFLEFAKPVFTGGDAEQAAEIRAVAAHVLGIILRILQPVMPFVTDDLWAQFGYGEKGSLMTTAWPTPARPMDGGAAAAEMEWVIRFISAIRTVRAEMNVPPSRLAPVLLRDAAEATVARATRWEEAIGRMARVSAVEVLAGDMPEGAAQLVVDEATLVIPLAGIIDLAQERQRLEKERAKMDEEIAKVERKLGNADFIARAKPEIVEENRERLAQQQDERARLDAALARLA
- a CDS encoding protein-L-isoaspartate O-methyltransferase family protein, with product MNQSALGEAVLDYDAARQRMVDAQIRPVAINDSRIIAAMRALPREDCVPEALRPFAYADQSLEIGRGRVLTEPRIAGRMVQIAAPQAAQRALVVGAGTGYLAALLARLELQVTALESDAALSAIGKAFCAVEAPGVTWVDGPLQAGDPAHAPFDLIVIDGAVREVPHALPGQLAEHGRIVCVIWPQGGVASACIAEPTAQGLAVRRVFDVALPLLPELEPAPAFAF
- a CDS encoding GNAT family N-acetyltransferase, yielding MNEADQLVITPVSSFRQMSLFIRLPRLLYAGLPGYVPPLDMEQKDLLHPRKTAFFRHGRARYFLAMRAGKPVGRISAQVDDLAIETLGENIGFFGALDAVDDASVVSALLDAACAWLRRQGMDTARGPFTLNANGELGMMIEGHRAPPMIAMPWHPHWLPPLVEACGFAKAMDFVAYQMETGPGAEQAHLVPSGLRLGEGRLGSITTRGIRRRQIAEDGEILRRLYNDAWRNNWGFVPLTQDEMTGMIRQMRPILKSEHFVLIEQDGEPVAVALVVPNLYDIAGDLGGAPTPLGWVKLAERLVRHRFHSARVILLGVSSKLEGTALGAIMPAQAIAELMRRGRSLPYRMVEMGWILETNLPMRRLIERLAPEPCKRYRVYDRVLGR
- the nusB gene encoding transcription antitermination factor NusB, with the protein product MNGIPDDDRTHSKPRSRTASRVAVVQALFQIEQAGDTPDTVIAQFLRHRLGTASGADQGEEYEDGRVPEADIRLFEQVARAAVARREQIDALIVEVLPPSWPVGRLDPVLRALLRAAGAELAATGGVPTRVIINEYLDIAHGFFSGDEPKMVNGVLDTLARRLRAADTPADVLPEDPHEAEEA
- the thiL gene encoding thiamine-phosphate kinase; its protein translation is MSAALPPAGPLPPEFGFIRRHFLALAGEGALGLTDDAALLRAPAGRELVVAVDTMVEGVHFLPDDPADTVGRKLLRCNLSDLAAMDAMPLGYLLAVTTPPARDEAWFAGFARGLADDQGRYGLSLLGGDTTSTPGPLVLSLTILGHGAPGRALRRNGARDGDGIWVTGTIGDGALGLRALRGEVADPDGFLAGRYRLPRPRLGLGLGGIASAAMDVSDGLVQDLGHLARESGVGARIDAGRVPLSPAARQAGPRWLPTCLTGGDDYELLLAVPPAHEGALREAARTHGVAVTRIGAFDATLSGVQVLDGVGGILALERTGWSHL
- a CDS encoding SDR family NAD(P)-dependent oxidoreductase, which produces MANAQQNGEIRFDPVTVLITGASSGIGAELARFYARSGRTLVLWGRDAARLERVARDCRTMGATVRTRVLDLADGHAAIASFREDDTDHPVDLLILAAGLGDMRQHAERTERAETVLELGLVNYATPAALATAGAERMVLRQRGHIVLLGSVAAFHALPFAAGYSGSKAGLTRFAEALRNGLAEYGVGVTLVSPGFVDTPMSRRVSSAKPFMQTAPQAARLIARAVEEERPHLIFPRLFAGLRILDIIMPRPIRDAIMRRLKADQAPRAAG